The Chryseobacterium nakagawai genome has a segment encoding these proteins:
- a CDS encoding DinB family protein — protein sequence MNYHFQAHRQVRRNLLDILQNTSHEDLLLIPDGFNNNIYWNIAHTVATQQLLHYYLSGNPFRIDKYWVETYKKGTLPNLNVQKSEVEDLEFLLTETSKILMKDYDSDFFSDYTPYTTSFGMDLKSIQDAIIFNNIHESLHYGYVMAQKRAILGEKY from the coding sequence ATGAATTATCATTTTCAAGCACACAGACAGGTAAGAAGAAACCTTTTAGATATCCTGCAGAACACTTCCCATGAGGACCTTCTGCTGATTCCTGATGGTTTCAACAATAATATTTACTGGAATATTGCCCACACGGTTGCTACTCAGCAGCTTTTGCATTATTACCTAAGCGGGAACCCTTTCCGTATTGATAAATATTGGGTTGAAACATACAAAAAAGGGACGTTACCCAACTTAAATGTCCAAAAATCCGAGGTTGAAGATCTGGAGTTTTTATTAACCGAAACCTCTAAGATATTAATGAAGGATTATGACAGCGATTTCTTTTCAGACTATACGCCTTACACCACAAGTTTTGGAATGGATCTGAAAAGCATTCAGGATGCCATTATCTTTAATAATATACATGAAAGCCTGCATTATGGTTATGTTATGGCGCAGAAAAGAGCAATTTTAGGAGAAAAGTACTAA
- a CDS encoding peptide-N-glycosidase F-related protein, with amino-acid sequence MYKRLFFASLFLTGLFKSQTTTMTNLISDAVYYDGYAAPVTNPVPNGLIRLGNTRYARKLTDTELDSFKAKIAMRVTIGALCDNYDRLGEVFLALVPKNQPTYTIDDANVKRIEAARYITPFMSKNRSPIEVPYTYDISNLYSVFHNTELRNTYDMYMELDVFGVPYAAQTQVAGCTGRIDVFSGNLTFFSTDVGATPTDYNTLVPILSYNRLNNYNSTDAPGETVRLVTFNLPTAVNNANFVVISTPHGANAGGEEYIRRQNYTYIDDVQMLTYTPGGISCEPYRVYNTQGNGIYGTVPKSFEDWTSWNNWCPGNSVPIRGFTLPSMTAGNHTLKHTIPTAVFNGQQGDVYLSVYMQGKSNASLNVKDIKTIDVNIYPNPTSDFVNIKTKEDVTSMTLFSMDGRKLTEVYKENRINLSSYSTGVYFLNIVLKDGTTFKHKIIKK; translated from the coding sequence ATGTATAAAAGACTATTTTTTGCAAGTCTATTCCTTACAGGTCTATTCAAATCACAGACGACAACTATGACGAATCTGATTTCAGATGCGGTATACTATGACGGCTATGCTGCACCGGTTACCAATCCGGTTCCTAACGGCCTTATCAGACTGGGAAATACCAGATATGCAAGAAAACTTACCGATACTGAACTAGATTCTTTTAAAGCAAAAATTGCCATGAGAGTAACCATAGGCGCTCTATGTGATAATTACGATCGCCTGGGAGAAGTATTTCTGGCATTGGTTCCTAAGAATCAGCCTACTTATACTATAGATGATGCGAATGTGAAAAGAATTGAAGCTGCCCGCTACATTACACCTTTCATGAGCAAAAACCGTTCTCCCATAGAAGTTCCCTACACCTATGATATCAGTAATCTGTACAGTGTATTTCACAATACAGAATTGCGGAATACTTATGATATGTATATGGAGCTTGATGTTTTTGGAGTACCTTATGCTGCGCAGACTCAGGTCGCAGGATGCACAGGCAGAATTGATGTTTTTTCAGGAAATCTAACGTTCTTTTCAACAGATGTAGGAGCTACTCCTACAGATTATAATACCCTTGTTCCTATATTGAGCTATAATAGACTTAACAACTATAATAGTACTGATGCTCCGGGTGAAACGGTAAGACTTGTCACCTTCAACCTTCCTACTGCTGTTAACAATGCTAATTTCGTTGTCATTTCTACTCCTCACGGCGCGAATGCAGGAGGAGAAGAATATATCAGAAGACAAAATTATACTTATATAGATGATGTCCAAATGCTGACTTACACTCCAGGAGGAATATCTTGTGAGCCCTACAGAGTATATAACACACAGGGTAACGGGATTTACGGAACCGTCCCAAAATCATTTGAAGACTGGACCTCATGGAACAACTGGTGTCCGGGTAATTCTGTACCTATCAGAGGGTTTACTTTACCTTCTATGACTGCAGGAAATCATACTTTAAAACATACAATTCCTACTGCCGTTTTTAATGGGCAACAGGGAGACGTCTATTTGTCAGTTTATATGCAGGGTAAAAGCAATGCTTCATTAAATGTAAAGGATATAAAGACCATTGATGTAAACATTTACCCTAATCCTACTAGTGATTTTGTCAATATAAAAACAAAAGAAGATGTGACATCCATGACCCTCTTTAGTATGGATGGAAGAAAACTGACTGAAGTTTACAAGGAAAACAGAATCAATCTTTCTTCATACAGCACAGGAGTCTATTTTCTAAACATTGTTCTTAAGGACGGAACGACTTTTAAGCATAAAATCATTAAAAAATAA
- a CDS encoding four helix bundle protein → MGTIKRFEDLEIWKLSRELCKEVYHIVESTHLKNNFKLCSQIDGSSGSIMDNIAEGFERNGNREFIQFLSIAKASCGETRSQLYRVYDRNFISQEKFETLIEVTETLSKKINSFIKYLNTTDLKGTKYKP, encoded by the coding sequence ATGGGAACCATTAAAAGATTTGAGGACCTAGAGATCTGGAAGTTGTCGCGAGAACTTTGCAAAGAGGTTTATCATATCGTTGAATCTACTCATCTTAAAAACAATTTTAAACTTTGCAGCCAGATTGATGGCTCTTCAGGTTCCATTATGGATAATATAGCAGAGGGATTTGAGAGAAACGGAAATAGAGAATTTATTCAATTTCTTTCAATTGCAAAGGCTTCCTGCGGAGAAACAAGATCACAGTTATATCGGGTTTATGACAGAAATTTTATTTCACAGGAAAAGTTCGAAACTTTAATTGAAGTAACGGAAACATTAAGTAAAAAGATTAATTCTTTTATAAAATATTTAAATACAACAGATTTAAAGGGAACAAAGTATAAACCTTAA